A genomic segment from Leptolyngbya boryana PCC 6306 encodes:
- a CDS encoding DUF3685 domain-containing protein codes for MLVEQDPVFRSGLLNCLSRFAEFRVVAEAETIPTAWRNLTELARDELDAVLIGIGGEFAQQVKAQYPDLPVLVIEPLAERELLAAFQAGIEGYCPKGSSISEFVAAVRQITTGQNYWRSQVLDQIRLVSSRSQSVSILKVIRQNWRLSGLGQIEAALNEINAQLKSTSLSNLDRAFLAGRRRELKAAQWLIQKTLPAEEIAPTPRTIVPVESSLTVSAQEIEPVLEMPRPKAWQGELCDRIAAKLQSNLENLTDIPLEIDILKLEKKRELFFIILRQFEDLLDELRFSQLLPDQFAAKQSHILRDLWQAIVMQFFGRYSTIRVKNRDFEIVATLLEEGNTVQTEILDKIPLVQEIFEHLLFETPLIVDQMQHEIGTIEARDRALDLLENLIIQLANATIQPLLNRFATLEAIKQGFYDRRLLSTREIERFRNDLSWRVRSERLFSEPKAIFESRYRLFVLEEYGINRIVIYSPRTEELAELSGLQLAVTLALETRDAISPRLRSVIAFLGSGIVYVLTEVIGRGIGLIGRGILKGIGKSVRG; via the coding sequence ATGCTTGTGGAGCAAGATCCGGTGTTTCGATCGGGGTTGCTCAACTGTTTGAGTCGGTTTGCAGAATTTCGAGTCGTTGCAGAAGCAGAAACCATTCCAACGGCATGGCGCAACCTGACGGAACTGGCACGAGACGAATTAGATGCCGTTTTAATTGGAATTGGGGGCGAATTTGCTCAACAGGTGAAAGCCCAGTATCCGGATTTGCCTGTTTTAGTGATTGAGCCGTTAGCCGAACGGGAGCTACTCGCGGCGTTTCAGGCAGGCATTGAAGGGTATTGTCCCAAGGGAAGCTCAATTTCTGAATTTGTTGCTGCCGTTCGACAGATCACAACGGGGCAAAATTATTGGCGATCGCAAGTCTTAGATCAGATTCGACTTGTCAGTTCACGGTCGCAGTCAGTCAGTATTTTGAAAGTGATTCGGCAAAATTGGCGATTGTCAGGGTTAGGGCAGATTGAAGCTGCCTTGAATGAGATTAACGCTCAGCTCAAATCGACCTCCCTGTCTAACCTCGATCGCGCTTTTTTAGCTGGACGAAGACGAGAGTTAAAAGCGGCGCAGTGGTTAATTCAGAAAACACTTCCGGCTGAGGAGATTGCACCGACCCCGCGCACGATTGTGCCGGTCGAGTCATCGCTTACTGTGTCTGCACAGGAGATCGAACCTGTTCTAGAAATGCCGCGCCCGAAGGCATGGCAGGGGGAATTGTGCGATCGCATTGCAGCAAAACTTCAATCAAATTTAGAAAATTTAACCGACATACCCCTAGAAATTGACATTCTCAAATTAGAAAAGAAACGGGAATTATTTTTTATCATCCTGCGGCAATTTGAAGATTTGCTGGACGAATTGAGATTTTCGCAACTTTTGCCCGACCAATTTGCGGCAAAGCAATCGCATATTTTGCGCGATTTGTGGCAAGCCATTGTGATGCAATTCTTCGGGCGTTATTCCACAATTCGAGTGAAGAATCGCGACTTTGAAATTGTTGCGACTTTACTTGAAGAAGGCAATACGGTTCAAACTGAAATTCTGGATAAAATTCCCTTGGTTCAGGAGATTTTTGAGCATTTATTGTTTGAAACGCCGCTGATTGTCGATCAAATGCAACATGAAATCGGCACGATCGAAGCGCGCGATCGCGCCCTTGATCTTCTAGAAAATCTGATCATTCAGCTTGCAAATGCGACGATTCAGCCTTTATTGAATCGGTTTGCTACCTTAGAAGCAATTAAACAAGGCTTCTACGATCGCCGACTTTTATCCACTCGTGAAATCGAGCGATTTAGAAATGATTTATCCTGGCGAGTGCGATCAGAGCGATTATTTTCTGAGCCAAAAGCCATTTTTGAAAGTCGATATCGGCTGTTTGTCTTAGAAGAGTATGGGATTAATCGCATCGTGATTTATTCGCCTAGAACTGAAGAATTAGCAGAGCTTTCTGGTCTACAACTTGCAGTCACTCTCGCCCTAGAAACGCGAGATGCAATTTCACCCCGATTGAGGAGTGTAATTGCATTTTTAGGCAGTGGAATTGTCTATGTTTTAACCGAAGTGATTGGACGTGGGATTGGGCTAATTGGTCGGGGAATCCTCAAAGGGATTGGTAAATCAGTTCGTGGCTAG
- a CDS encoding SPFH domain-containing protein: MIEITGALCLIVLGYIIGSIRIVEQGDQAIVQRLGQYKRILNPGLNFVIPLLDTVLVETIREQLLDIEPQRAFTKDNVPIEVDAIVSWQILDLRKAYYAVEDLEESLKQIVISTLRNEVGQLTLEESFSSASKINQALLRQLDKSTANWGVKVIRVEVQEFMISQALRDSLEKERAARSEKQAELTRTEGTVKSIQQLSAALEGQNADVLRYLVAKDYVDANRELGKSENSKIVFLDPRALNEAVTDLMGHTGVIDARNRGNIDGDIDT, from the coding sequence ATGATTGAGATTACTGGTGCATTGTGTCTTATTGTTTTGGGTTACATCATAGGTTCTATCCGCATCGTTGAACAAGGCGATCAAGCGATCGTGCAACGTCTCGGGCAATATAAGCGCATCCTCAATCCAGGACTCAATTTTGTGATCCCGTTGTTGGATACGGTGTTAGTCGAGACGATTCGGGAGCAGTTGTTAGATATTGAACCGCAACGGGCTTTTACGAAAGATAATGTGCCGATCGAAGTCGATGCGATCGTGTCTTGGCAGATTCTCGATTTGAGAAAGGCTTATTACGCTGTCGAAGATCTCGAAGAGTCGCTGAAACAGATTGTGATTTCGACGTTGAGAAATGAAGTGGGGCAATTGACTTTAGAGGAATCTTTCTCATCGGCGAGCAAGATTAATCAGGCTTTGTTACGTCAACTCGATAAGTCCACGGCTAACTGGGGCGTAAAGGTGATTCGCGTGGAGGTGCAAGAGTTTATGATTTCTCAAGCGCTGCGAGATTCACTTGAGAAAGAGCGGGCAGCGCGAAGTGAGAAGCAGGCAGAACTGACTCGAACAGAAGGAACGGTGAAGTCGATTCAGCAGCTTTCAGCAGCCTTGGAAGGACAGAATGCGGATGTGTTGCGCTACTTGGTTGCGAAGGATTACGTCGATGCAAACCGCGAACTGGGTAAGAGTGAGAATTCCAAGATTGTCTTCCTTGACCCGCGAGCACTCAATGAAGCAGTGACAGATTTGATGGGACATACGGGCGTAATTGACGCGCGCAATCGCGGGAATATCGATGGGGATATTGATACTTAA